CTTCTCATCTGATTTAATAAAAAGGTGGTTAGTGGAAGAATAAAGCTGGAAGCAAAGACATATTACAGTATGTCAAAAACCAAGGTAAGGTAAGAGATTCACCAGAAGCAATGGCAGATGCAGCGTTCTTGAACTGGGTAAGAAGGTCTTTGTTTTCAGATGGATCTCCATAGTTTTCGGACCAAGATGAGATAATAACGGCCATACCAATAGCAAGGAAGCAAGCAGCAGCATCGAAAGGAGCAACAGGACCGAGGGAGAGAGAATCGACAAGGTAATTGCCAAAGAGGCCAGCAATGATGGCGACTAATCCATTACCGAGGAAAATAGCCTTGGAGAAAGTGACAGAAAGCCACTGCTGCTCGAAGCCTCTCTTGTTGTGCTCAGCGACGAGCCAGGATTCGAAGGCagagaaaaggagagaagTAGCGATACCACCAAGAACACGACCgaccatcaaaactttgtacTGGGGAGAATGTTTGGTGATACAGCTGAGAATGTAGGTGATACAGTAGGTGATAGAAGCTCTCTTGCGACCCCTAATTAAGAGAGTAAGTTACAGAGTCATTGAAGAAGatccaaacaaacaatagGTGAAGTAtaattcagaagaagaaatgctGACTGTTTGTCGGCAAGAGATCCAACAATGGTGCCAAACAACAtggaagatccaaaaccagcAATAAAGAGCTGACCGATCTCTCCCTTTCCAAAGCCATAAGTGCTGTAGAGATAGTACACATACGGACCCTGCAACCAGTCCCCAGCTAAATGCCGCCAGGGACATAAATTCATTGTTGGATTTTAGGATCTATGgacaatcaatcaatcattgGGAgcattcattcattcattccGGTCAAATCACACACCGACACTAAGCTCTATAGAAATCAGAAAATGGATCGTGATCAGATGTAGTGAGAACTAACCCATCATGAGAGAGTAGACGAGGAGATAGTTGTTCTTGAAGGAGTTGAAGGCGGAGGAGGTGTTAATGCGGTCTTTGTTCGATTTGCTCAGCTCCAAGCCGGCGACGATCGCAGCCAGGCCACCGAACACCACGAAGTAGAAGATCTCCATTGATACGATCAGATCTCGCAAGGGAggaaggagatgatgagattTGTAATTTCAGATTTGTAGAGTGTGTGTGCAAGTATTAAGTATATATCGTTGATTTAAATGCGgactaaataataataagtttaTGTGCCTTTGCCTCTCtctaattcatttctttttttcatttattaaccTCCTAACCTTccaacaatgtttttttttttttttttttttttcaaaactaaaatttaccCAAATGGGCTTACAAACGGACTAGATTTGTGATTTTAATGATGCAGCCGAAACACATAACGTTGTATTTTGGGTCTTGTTTCCATGGTTCCCCTTTGGGCTTTATGCTCCGTTGTTGgttttttggtattttctGTTTGGCCCTGAGGCATGTGTTGTATTTTCTGTTTGGGCCTTGTAATATGTCTTTTTAATggaaaattatgaattaaaaaaaaaaaactgtagtttcattatcatgttttttttataaatatctcATGGAACacctaaaatagaaaataattctCATAATCATAAGGACTAAGGAGAGATAAGCAAACCTAACATTCTTATTTCCTAAGAATACAACCGAGCGTTTAACGTACCAAAAATTGTATAGAGATGCGTCTAGATTTTTTAGTAAGTGAAACAGAATTCACAACCATAGAGAAATGTTGTTACAATCTTGTATTTGtttgactatatatatgaatgaaaGTTACGCAAATAACTGAATAAAAAAAGGAGtaggaaaataagaaaaaaaagaaaaaaaaaaagataagaaagcgTAGAAATTAGGATGAAATGTAATGCTTATTACTTATCTTCATGTGAAGTTTctcaaatatctatatatacatttttgcatctattttgtaaaataaatcttagagttggaacttatttacaatggttgTAACtggcttttaattattgattttcttttggcaataaattgattaacaaacaaaaaatattccaaatatattccaATCTCATATATCATgcagatttctccaaaatttgaactagatttcggaaattatttaaaacaaaaaatatttgacaaaccaaaatacaattgcaatcccttaaaatgagcaaaacgcacctaaatacatttcttatcagttcactaaatcttatttctccaatATTTGAATTAGATTTCGACAACTATTtaatacgagacggtatagcacgggtgaaatccattagatatgtttaGTTTCACTGAACGGgattagatggtaggacgggtttgaGTCGATAGTAATACGAAACGGTATACCACGTGTGAAGTtctagatataacaatcaaaatataattatattatcttaaatactaaacaaaacaattataaaataaaaatataattaaattttaaattatttagttataatctagattttaatttaatgaacTGAACGTTAttgttcttatattttaaacagtaaaagttaaacatagtaattgtatactaaataatatatagatataagaGTTGTACATtcagaaaatacaaaatattaaatcatatatatttttaatcgactaaacaaattatacttttatttttaaaagaacaaaatagtcCCGCAGGTTAAAACCTagtattttacaaaaatatagacaaataaaataaaaatgaactATCGTGGATTTAGTTAGAGAAATccatacaaaaataaattgcaTTGAGAAACTTTAGATGACGACTAAGTAATATAAGATTTTGCATTGAGAAAGCTTACATGTCACCCTAATTTCTATCAAAAGGGTTTCTGATACTAATTGGAACCATGTGAGAAACTATCCATAGAAATGATGATCTTATCTAGTTATCATGAGCTGATGACTTTGAATATTCCACAGTCACTAAACGCATGTTTATTTCTCAGCTTTATGAATCTGTATGTAGACACACTTTCGTATTTTCTTCACTTTTGTGTATTTGTATTGCCCATTCCTCTTttaccaaccaataaaaaaagcagtcttttttttgtttggtcaaGCATTGGCACTCTTTGTCAATCAATTACCCAAGggatatataataataaattggAATAATGAAAGTAGTTCATCATAAGGTTCGTGATTATTAACTTctacttttgtttatattcaATAGATTAAGATGCCGTGTATGATAAGGAGAGCAAAAGTAATCCGATAGAGATCACAGCAATATTCATtacaaaatagttttcaaataaaaacacatGATCAAAAAGTGACTCACAAAAACACATGATACGTACGTGGGATGCTAATCCTAAAGCAACAAGGCCACAAGGGCAAAATATGTAGCTTTCATGCTTTGGCAAAGCGAAAACTCTAGTTAAGCTTACCtaacagaaaaaataaccCCCAAAAAAGCGTTACGTTCCAAACATTTAGACAGGGTACACGTGAATGACTCccactttttttaaaaaaataatagtactATCAATTCAAATgtgtaaacaacaaaaaaaaaaaatgtgtaagTAACGTCTGTAATTGATTtgataagataaaaaaatcttgattaatttttctataaattgaAGCCTTTCCTCTTTACATTTCGTTAACACCTAGGTTCTTGTTTCCTAACAAAGGCtctactttttctttagttaaCTACTATGGCTCATTTCCTCGAGACACAGGAGCCCCTCGTATTCTCCGGGAAGAAACGAAACGATCGCGATGACGAAGACGGTGACGCCTTGGTTGCGAAGAAATCAGCACTGGCGGTGTGTGATGCCGACCCTGCAGCGGCCATAGCGAATATCCGACATGAGTTTGGGGAGCACGGGGGAGTAAACATGTCCATCGAAGCCTCCGCCACCTTCACCGTCATGGAACCGGATACCATGAGGCGGATGTTCACCGGAGAACTGGGACCGGACAACGACTTCTACGTATACAGCCGACACTTCAACCCCACCGTGCTCAACCTCAGCCGCCAGATGGCTGCTCTCGAAGGCACCCAAGCTGCCTACTGTACCTCTAGcggtaatttatatatataaaataaaagaatatacaGAACCCATGGAAACCTAGTTGCGTGTTTGATACGGAAACTTTGGTTGGACTTCACCTTTTAGTAGTTTACGAAAAAAACTAATGGTATCGGATTGACTTCAGGTATGTCGGCGATATCGTCAGTGATGCTGCAACTGTGCAGCAGCGGAGGACACGTGGTTGCGGCAAGCACGCTATACGGAGGAACACACGCTTTGCTCTCTCATTTCTTGCCACGGACATGTAACATAACCACCTCCTTCGTTGACATAACGGACCATGGCGCCGTGGCAAACGCGATCGTTGAGGGTAGGACACAGGTTCTCTACTTTGAGTCGGTGGCAAACCCGACGCTGACTGTGGCTGACATACCTGAGCTGAGCCGTATGGCACACGAGAAGGGCgtgacggtggtggtggacAACACATTCGCCCCCATGGTGCTGTCTCCGGCCAAGCTTGGAGCAGATGTGGTGGTTCACAGTATCTCCAAGTTCATCAGTGGTGGGGCTGACATCATCGCAGGTAGCGTTATATTTAGTTTGTCGCGACGTACGTAAGTTTCTCTTTCACGTGAATGAGCAAAATAACCGTACACGTGTCTTTGTCGTGACCTAAAAAACAGGGGCCGTGTGTGGGAGTGAGAATTTGGTGAAAGAGATGATGGATCTTCGTGGCGGATCTCTGATGCTTCTAGGTCCCACCATGAACGCCAAGGTGGCTTTCGAGCTCTCCGAGCGAATCCCTCACTTGGGCCTACGCATGAGAGAGCACAGCCACAGAGCCCAAGTGTATGCGGAGAGAATGAGGGATTTGGGCATGAAAGTCATATATCCAGGGCTCGAGACCCACCCGCAGCACAAGCTATTCAAAGGGATGGTGAATAGAGACTATGGATACGGAGGATTGCTGTCGATAGACATGGAGACAGAGGAGAAAGCCAACAAGCTCATGGCATATCTCCAGAACGCCACTCAGTTTGGCTTCATGGCCGTCAGTTTGGGTTACTACGAGACACTCATGTCTTGCTCCGGGAGCAGCACTAGCAGCGAGCTTGACCCCTCACAGAAGGAAGCTGCAGGCATCTCTCCTGGTCTTGTACGAATGTCGGTGGGGTATGTGGGTACATTGGAGCAGAAGTGGACACAATTCGAGAAAGCATTCCTCAGAATGTaaaatgtcttcttctatatatgaTGGTTTTCTTTCCCCCAAATACCAACAATTCATCATCTGCGTTATATGTATGATGTGGCCAATGTTCAGTCTCTTATTTGTTATATCACAATGTTCTAGTCTTCGGGAGTCTTTTCTTGCATatgtaactaaaaaatatttgtgtttttggttagaAAGTGAAATTTacctataaaaaaaacagcaaGGGTATCCGAAATTGGACGCACATTGCAAACCACTTTATTCTTGGCCGCAAAACTATttactctattttttcttcaaaattcgAAATCATAATGAAATGGCAACcacaaaagaaacatgttctgttttttttttttctacatagGAGTCACCGAAATATGCAAAAGTGAATGGGTATAAAATGATGGTTTGAATAATAGTGGTTggtattaatatatatatacttagcttaaaataaagaagggttaatttattgaatgAAGTTGAGGAGTAGTGGATCTGCGCCAAATGAGCTCAAGCTCACGAGCGAACTCCTTCTGCCTCCCAACAACAATGGTGATGTGGTCTTTGTCGGGGACGACGTGGATCCTTGCACGTGGCACTTTCCTCTTGACGCCGTAGCTGCACTCCACGGGGATCAGCTCGTCCCTACCGCCGTGGAAGACTGCGACCTCACAGTCCACGTTGTCACGGACATGGTCC
This sequence is a window from Arabidopsis thaliana chromosome 1 sequence. Protein-coding genes within it:
- a CDS encoding Major facilitator superfamily protein (Major facilitator superfamily protein; LOCATED IN: plasma membrane; EXPRESSED IN: 23 plant structures; EXPRESSED DURING: 13 growth stages; CONTAINS InterPro DOMAIN/s: Protein of unknown function DUF791 (InterPro:IPR008509), Major facilitator superfamily, general substrate transporter (InterPro:IPR016196); BEST Arabidopsis thaliana protein match is: Major facilitator superfamily protein (TAIR:AT4G27720.1); Has 889 Blast hits to 882 proteins in 311 species: Archae - 19; Bacteria - 505; Metazoa - 88; Fungi - 69; Plants - 135; Viruses - 0; Other Eukaryotes - 73 (source: NCBI BLink).); its protein translation is MEIFYFVVFGGLAAIVAGLELSKSNKDRINTSSAFNSFKNNYLLVYSLMMAGDWLQGPYVYYLYSTYGFGKGEIGQLFIAGFGSSMLFGTIVGSLADKQGRKRASITYCITYILSCITKHSPQYKVLMVGRVLGGIATSLLFSAFESWLVAEHNKRGFEQQWLSVTFSKAIFLGNGLVAIIAGLFGNYLVDSLSLGPVAPFDAAACFLAIGMAVIISSWSENYGDPSENKDLLTQFKNAASAIASDEKIALLGAIQSLFEGSMYTFVFLWTPALSPNEEDIPHGFIFATFMLASMLGSSIASRLLAHSSPKVESYMQIVFVISSAALMLPVVTSFLVAPSGVKGGSISFSGCIQLMGFCTFEACVGIFWPSIMKMRSQYIPEEARSTIMNFFRIPLNIFVCLVLYNVDAFPMTVMFGMCSVFLFVASILQRRLMNVAEIHKSRSQEWSAEKEMTSEADPLNP
- the MGL gene encoding methionine gamma-lyase (methionine gamma-lyase (MGL); CONTAINS InterPro DOMAIN/s: Pyridoxal phosphate-dependent transferase, major domain (InterPro:IPR015424), Cys/Met metabolism, pyridoxal phosphate-dependent enzyme (InterPro:IPR000277), Pyridoxal phosphate-dependent transferase, major region, subdomain 1 (InterPro:IPR015421), Pyridoxal phosphate-dependent transferase, major region, subdomain 2 (InterPro:IPR015422); BEST Arabidopsis thaliana protein match is: Pyridoxal phosphate (PLP)-dependent transferases superfamily protein (TAIR:AT3G01120.1); Has 19547 Blast hits to 19544 proteins in 2474 species: Archae - 216; Bacteria - 11847; Metazoa - 211; Fungi - 771; Plants - 270; Viruses - 0; Other Eukaryotes - 6232 (source: NCBI BLink).), which translates into the protein MAHFLETQEPLVFSGKKRNDRDDEDGDALVAKKSALAVCDADPAAAIANIRHEFGEHGGVNMSIEASATFTVMEPDTMRRMFTGELGPDNDFYVYSRHFNPTVLNLSRQMAALEGTQAAYCTSSGMSAISSVMLQLCSSGGHVVAASTLYGGTHALLSHFLPRTCNITTSFVDITDHGAVANAIVEGRTQVLYFESVANPTLTVADIPELSRMAHEKGVTVVVDNTFAPMVLSPAKLGADVVVHSISKFISGGADIIAGAVCGSENLVKEMMDLRGGSLMLLGPTMNAKVAFELSERIPHLGLRMREHSHRAQVYAERMRDLGMKVIYPGLETHPQHKLFKGMVNRDYGYGGLLSIDMETEEKANKLMAYLQNATQFGFMAVSLGYYETLMSCSGSSTSSELDPSQKEAAGISPGLVRMSVGYVGTLEQKWTQFEKAFLRM